In a genomic window of bacterium:
- a CDS encoding asparagine synthase-related protein: MPGIFGAVAARPDRDPAPVADAMLDLLRHRDWYRTLLRRDGPRALGATSTSPWFREADRLAETPQALLLVDGTAITIDGVPLSDDTPGLARRLLDLYLADGDDFIDRVGGHFNLVVADRRDGRVQLLNDKLGFAHLYWYADAEVFLFGPELKAFLAWHGLPRRVDTASAATFLAKECPYGRATLLQGVTMLGPAERVVWDGRGVTVTRRWRAEPRPEEGRPRDDVLDEAEALYARASAKRLPAGYDGRLVVALSGGLDSRMLLHQVKDRAGLDLFTHGQPDCSEVAIARRTAEVLGLRDRHRLIEIDPAWAGRHARRAVWLNDGQMNLRNATLIGISEALGDGPVPFCNGILGPYLSIGTGHFCGEDDLRTITDEDELRRRVLDFSGVASGSAGFAAIMRPDAAEELRRLAREQVWDAFADWRHAPLFGDQKMLHMHFNLGRRMQASVDVHKFFFHDLLPFVDEDLFDFWLRLPLRAKFENELYLDLYRTRLTALARVPWSRTGHDLFASPEAVRRTVERRRRLLQLNRRVRRLTRGLINVRDRHAYNDRPAWLRRNREFRREFDGVLSDVRATGCDWFDQAGVDVLRAELARGADWHFHALAQVYTTVVWHGQFLRDAPPGRDLAPLGAA, translated from the coding sequence ATGCCAGGGATCTTCGGGGCCGTCGCCGCGCGGCCCGACCGCGACCCGGCGCCCGTCGCCGACGCCATGCTGGACCTGCTGCGGCACCGCGACTGGTACCGCACCCTGCTGCGCCGGGACGGCCCGCGCGCCCTGGGCGCGACCTCGACCAGCCCCTGGTTCCGCGAGGCGGACCGCCTGGCCGAGACCCCGCAGGCGCTGCTGCTGGTCGACGGCACGGCCATCACGATCGACGGCGTCCCGCTGTCCGACGACACGCCCGGCCTCGCGCGCCGCCTGCTCGACCTCTACCTCGCCGACGGCGACGACTTCATCGACCGCGTCGGCGGCCACTTCAACCTCGTGGTCGCCGACCGCCGCGACGGGCGCGTCCAGCTGCTGAACGACAAGCTCGGCTTCGCCCACCTCTACTGGTACGCCGACGCCGAGGTGTTCCTCTTCGGCCCCGAGCTGAAGGCCTTCCTGGCCTGGCACGGCCTGCCGCGCCGCGTCGACACCGCTTCGGCGGCCACCTTCCTGGCCAAGGAGTGCCCCTACGGGCGCGCCACGCTGCTGCAGGGCGTGACCATGCTCGGTCCGGCCGAGCGCGTCGTCTGGGACGGCCGCGGCGTGACGGTCACGCGGCGCTGGCGCGCGGAGCCCCGCCCCGAAGAGGGCCGCCCCCGCGACGACGTGCTCGACGAGGCCGAGGCCCTGTACGCCCGCGCCTCGGCCAAACGCCTGCCCGCGGGCTACGACGGGCGCCTCGTGGTCGCCCTGTCCGGCGGCCTGGACTCCCGGATGCTGCTGCACCAGGTGAAGGACCGGGCCGGCCTGGACCTGTTCACCCACGGTCAGCCCGACTGCAGCGAGGTCGCGATCGCGCGCCGGACCGCCGAGGTCCTGGGCCTGCGCGACCGCCACCGCCTGATCGAGATCGACCCCGCCTGGGCGGGCCGCCACGCGCGCCGCGCGGTGTGGCTCAACGACGGGCAGATGAACCTGCGCAACGCCACGCTGATCGGCATCAGCGAGGCCCTCGGCGACGGTCCGGTCCCCTTCTGCAACGGGATCCTGGGCCCGTACCTGTCCATCGGCACCGGGCACTTCTGCGGCGAGGACGACCTGCGGACGATCACGGACGAGGATGAGCTGCGCCGCCGCGTGCTGGACTTCTCGGGCGTCGCCTCGGGCAGCGCCGGCTTCGCCGCGATCATGCGGCCGGACGCCGCCGAGGAGCTGCGCCGGCTGGCCCGCGAGCAGGTCTGGGACGCGTTCGCCGACTGGCGCCACGCGCCGCTGTTCGGCGACCAGAAGATGCTGCACATGCACTTCAACCTCGGCCGCCGCATGCAGGCCTCGGTGGACGTGCACAAGTTCTTCTTCCACGACCTGCTGCCGTTCGTGGACGAGGACCTCTTCGACTTCTGGCTGCGGCTGCCGCTGCGCGCGAAGTTCGAGAACGAGCTGTACCTCGACCTCTACCGCACGCGACTGACCGCGCTGGCGCGCGTGCCCTGGAGCCGCACCGGCCACGACCTGTTCGCCTCGCCGGAGGCCGTGCGACGCACGGTCGAGCGCCGCCGGCGCCTGCTGCAGCTGAACCGGCGGGTGCGCCGGCTGACCCGCGGCCTGATCAACGTCCGCGACCGCCACGCCTACAACGACCGCCCCGCCTGGCTGCGCCGCAACCGGGAGTTCCGCCGCGAGTTCGACGGGGTGCTGTCCGACGTGCGCGCCACCGGCTGCGACTGGTTCGACCAGGCCGGCGTCGACGTCCTGCGCGCCGAGCTGGCCCGCGGCGCCGACTGGCACTTCCACGCCCTGGCCCAGGTCTACACGACGGTGGTCTGGCACGGCCAGTTCCTGCGCGACGCCCCGCCCGGGCGCGACCTCGCACCGCTCGGAGCCGCATGA